From a region of the Corallococcus coralloides DSM 2259 genome:
- a CDS encoding phage tail protein yields the protein MPRFVESTKRDPYRNFNFRVLFNNLEVAACRKISGLTGTVEVVKFRSGNSPSSVDELSPGRVHYEPLTLEAGLTQDTTFRDWATQLIRHEATPGFRAAEPDFRRTVEILVFDLDFNRAVKKFVLRNAWVSKFTAMSELAAEANEILIESLEVHHEGFTLEPVV from the coding sequence ATGCCCCGATTCGTCGAATCCACGAAGCGCGACCCGTACCGCAACTTCAACTTCCGCGTGCTCTTCAACAACCTCGAGGTGGCCGCGTGCCGGAAGATCTCCGGCCTCACCGGCACCGTGGAGGTGGTGAAGTTCCGCTCCGGCAACAGCCCGTCCTCCGTGGACGAGCTGTCCCCGGGCCGCGTGCACTACGAGCCCCTCACGCTGGAGGCGGGCCTCACCCAGGACACGACGTTCCGGGACTGGGCCACCCAGCTCATCCGCCATGAAGCCACGCCCGGCTTCCGCGCGGCGGAGCCGGACTTCCGGCGCACCGTGGAGATCCTCGTCTTCGACCTGGACTTCAACCGCGCGGTGAAGAAGTTCGTGCTGCGCAACGCGTGGGTCTCGAAGTTCACCGCGATGTCGGAGCTGGCCGCGGAGGCGAACGAGATCCTCATCGAGTCCCTGGAGGTCCATCACGAGGGCTTCACGCTGGAGCCGGTGGTCTGA